tgcaggggagtTCTTGCATTTCCCTGTGCACTTTTGTGAATCAATCCAGACAACACAAGAAGCCTCTGTCCAAGTTCTTAAGCCACTTTGATTTTTAATTGGTAAATCTTGGTTGCCCCGTACACACCCAGTCCGACGTCAGCCAACGCACAGATGTTAGGTTAGCGTGCACCACATTATACCAAGGCCTGGCTTAGCGTGAGTGAACAGCACTCTGGGAAAAATCTAAGCTACATCCCACAATACCCTGCAGTAATGCCACACAGACGGGAAAAATCAAGATACAGGCCTTGTGTGTCTTAGTGCAAGCCAGGGAGGCCCCTTCACAGGCCGGTACCTGGAATGCCAGTACCCACAACAAAGATAAGGAAAGGTACAGAACAAAAGGAACTGGGACAAACGGGTGGGTTGGATTTTACTGAAGAGTTTTGTAATGTATAAAATCATCCTATAAATATGACAAGCTGAAATGCTTGGGAGCACATTGTGTGCACCGTGTACAGCAAGAAAGCACAGTTAATTCTTTTTTCTGGGGAGAGTGGGAGTGGGCTAACCGTGATGTCTCATTTTAAGAGAACAACCTGGATCGGTTTAGCTGATGAGTAAATACAGCGAGATCTAGGTGACCTGGGGACGGGTCTCCTCCCCTGCGGGCAATAACTTTCCAGTCTTTCCCCTCGCACGAGAGCAGTAGGGAAGGGACGGGGCCTTACTTGCACCGGCCACAGGTGTAGAAGACGGTCTGTCCTTCGTCCGCTGATCTCATCTGCCGGGTGTGGTAGACCATGCCCTCGTGACCACACTGGGGGCACTTCCTGTCGATCTGAAAGGATCACCAAAGCCGAGTCAAATCCATGGAATGaagattccctcccaccccccaaaaaatcctcCACTGGGATAAAAGGGAAATAAATCAAGGTCAGGTGATAATGTACCGGTGGGACTTCCCACTGCAGGATGTTAGGAGACTCTTGATGTGTGTTTTCCTTCCCGCCCGCCCACAGAAATCCTCACTCACCGTGGGTCCCTTGACCTCCTGCCCATCGCCCACGATCATCAGAGGCACGGAACCCAGCCGGTTGAACTCGACGCAGGACTGGACCACCTTCCCTTCGAAATCtgtggagagagaggaagagagttattgagggatgtgtgtgtcagagagaggagctaatgcactgggcagcactcgacctcactcccctcccagagctggggatagaacccaggagtcctgactcccagcccacccGGCTATaacacactgccccccccccccccccgagggattTCACTAGTGGACAGAGGGGAATTCAGCTCCCCTAGATAAATACCAGAACGTGTGTGGGGTGTGATGCTGCCGCCCTCACCTCGTACGTCAATGGAGAAGGAGCAGCGCacgcacgtcaccttgtcctggacgcctggcagaggcaggatggtcccacacTCCGGGCAGAAATCCAGGTCCGACTGGAAGCAGGAGGTGCCCAGCTCCATGGCTGCCTGCGAGAAAAGCCACTGGATTAGCTGGGTGGCCAGCGGCACCCTGACCAGCGCTGCTCTGAGCTGCCACAGGTCCCAGCCGGGCCCCTGGCACCGGgacgggtggggggaggaatggggCCTTTGCAGGAGAGGCCAAATCAGGGCATGTTTATCTGCATCAATTTACACCCCCCACCCAGTACCCATGAAaactcccacccctcccaggtgCCCCTAGTGCCTCCCATAACCACACCCACAACcctccctccacccagccccgccccctctcacctcaaccctcccccacccagccctcatccctgccccctctcaccccaaccccctcccccccacccctgccccctctcaccccaaccctcccccaccacccagtCCCCAGCCCTCCGGGGACCCCTAATAAATCTTCCACCCCTGATTAgtcgcccccagcaccccccggtGCCTCCTTAAAAAGGGCTGGTCCCTGTCCCTTAATCAATtctccttctgctcccctcccccactcacccccagctgcgctgcttcctctctgcccccggccccccacGTGTCTGAGCGTTCGGAGCAGACAACTGCGGCCCGGCGTGGGCTAGAGCGTCCCCTAGTCCTCCAGAGGAGTAGAGGGGA
The sequence above is a segment of the Mauremys mutica isolate MM-2020 ecotype Southern chromosome 12, ASM2049712v1, whole genome shotgun sequence genome. Coding sequences within it:
- the POLR1H gene encoding DNA-directed RNA polymerase I subunit RPA12, producing the protein MVDTLPLASPLLLWRTRGRSSPRRAAVVCSERSDTWGAGGREEAAQLGAAMELGTSCFQSDLDFCPECGTILPLPGVQDKVTCVRCSFSIDVRDFEGKVVQSCVEFNRLGSVPLMIVGDGQEVKGPTIDRKCPQCGHEGMVYHTRQMRSADEGQTVFYTCGRCKFQEKEDS